TCTTCTGTCTGTCAACCAGCGCGGATCTCGACCGGTTGTGGGTGGGCCGTGGCGGACTGGCGGGATTGGCGATGAGGATGCCCTTGCCCTTGCCCTGGACGGGACGGGATTCTCCGGCTTTTTTCTTCGCCTTCCCTCCACTCGTCTCTTTTCTCTCCTTTTGTCTTTCGACGAATATTCATTCTATTTTCTAATAATACAGCAAATTCATTCTTTTCTTTACAAAGCAGCACCTTAGATTGATGACGTCGAAATGCATCACACTATACATATATAATAAATCACTCAAGAGACAAGCTACCCAGCATGCAATGCGTATGCGTGTGACGTTTCATTTGAGTCTCATGGACCCTGTCACGCTATCTCACTATCCACTCCTCTTTCGTTTCCCATACCCGTCTTGGTGATCAAGGATTCAGGATTCTCTcttcttttcaattttttttctcttctacCTTCACCCGCCTTCCTTTTTTTTCCTAACTGTGACGTTCTTGCTCGATATTTTGACTCATACACTATACACGTCACTATGGTGAGTCAATCGGACAAGTGGATTCTACCAACATTGGTCTAAGTGTGAAGTACATTTCCAACCTGACTCCAAGTTGCAGCCCATCTGATTTTCGGTGCTGAACTACGAAACCATGTAACATATGGCCTCCAACTGTCGAAACGGGACAAATTTAGTCACTTAGCTAGTTTAAAAGGTGGTGTTTTTTTTTCCAACATAATAGATATCTATTCAATCGCTAAAAAATCATAACTAGTTCATTTAAAGTCAAAAATACGAAATTAGTATCAATTTTCTTCTAGGAGGCTTATCTATCTATTAGTGCTTTATTTAGAGTTATTTAtatcttttcaaaaaaaaaataacaagAACGCCTAGGAGTAATAAAGCAATAGGAATAGAAATAAACTAGTTCCACATAACTATATATATCATAAACAGGTAGAAAACACTTTTAGAAAAAAATGTGACTAGTTTCGTATAAactatttatgattttttttataacaacagatttttattattttcataAAATAGAAAAACTACCTTTGAAACCAATAAGAGGATCAAATTTGTCTAGATGAGACAATTAGCTGGCGTTGATTATCTCGTGTCGTAGTTCAAGGTTGAAAAACAAACCATTCAAAATGGAGGTTGAAAAATGCACCGTACCTTTTGTCTACAACCACCTCTTTTTAACCATTAGCCAAAGATGGAGAGTGGAGATAGCTCTACAAAGTCCACACAAGATATAGAGAAAATATTGGAATGTCAAAAGATGTAAAAAATATCTTTTACTTGAATGATTGTCCAAATAAGAATTTAGAGAGTCAATTTAAGAAAGAGCAGATGCTCAAGTCAACTCTATGGATCCAAACATGCTTTGTTATGACTTCAATATACAAACCGACCATCCAGAACGCAACGGATTGGATAGCGGTCCCTCCCAACAAAATTGACTTGAATTTGACTCCACACCCGATTCCTTCCGTTGCGGACGGACGATTGGTTTTTCCTTTTCATGCGCCCTCCTTCCCACCCAAACCACCACCACGCCGTCACCTCATGCTCGGCACCGGACACTTTCCCACCGCGCCGCCCATGGCAACCTCGTCGTCGCACGGCGTCCCCTCCGTGTGCAGTTCAAGGTTGGGAGGAAAAAAGTGGAGagttttatatttttctttatttaaaataaattaattatcAATTTTAGAAATAAATATaggtttttttattatttttgtaaataaaaacaaCTTTGAAGCTAGTAAGAGGACTAAATTTGCCTGATTTTGACAACTACAGGGTGTTGATTATCCGGGTACGCAGTTCAAGGTTGGAAAACAAACTAATATGCAAATTGGAGGTTGAAAAATGTATTGTAGCTTTTGTCTAAAACTACCTCTCTCTAACATGTCACAtcctcccttcttcttcatgaccaTGCACAACCTAAACATGGCTAATGGTTTAAATCTTTATGGCATGCAAACAACTTGTGAGTGCACGACATTGTGACTCGGTAACTCCCATCACTCCAAATATCGGTTTTATGGCGCTGTATACTAGAAGGACAATAGGTGAAGCCACACTGTTATATGGTTGTGAAATTGTATTACTTTTTTATACACATATCAAAAGAATTATATAGGCCAACATGTAAGCTACATTGTCATGCTCGCCACACCTTACATAAATTTTTGGTATAGTTAGTCCATAACTTGTGAATTAACAATTAGTCTATTTGTTTGAATTCTTATTAGAGCAACTTGAAGAATCTCTTTATATGCTTTCATATTGATAAAATACAGATTTTAATAAAAATTAAAAAGGGTCCTCTATCAATTTCTTAAATTAGTCCTCTAGATATAGCTATTCCCTGTCCAAACGAGAATAGAGAGTGaatttattatttaaaaaaagaGAGCACATGCTCAAGTCAACTATACGAATCCAAACGTGCTTTGTTTTATTACTTCAAaatcaatatatatataaactgtCCATCCGGAACGCAAGGGATTGGATCGCGGTCCCTCCCAACAAAAATTgacttgaatttgaatttgacttCGCACCGGATTCCTTACGTTGCGGACGGACGGTTGGTTTTTCCTTTTCATGCGCCCTCCACTTCCCACCCaaaccaccaccacgccgccaccTCGGGCTCGGCGCCGGACACTTCCCCGCCGCGCCGCCCATGGCTACCCCGTCGTCCCACGGCATCCCCCTCCGCGCGCTCCTCCTCGCGCTGCCCCTGCTCTCCATCCTCATCGTCTTccagctcctccaccgcctcacaCCCCTGCCCCCGCCGCTCCTCCGGACGCACGCCGACGCGGCGGCGTCGCACCGCGCGGACGCGGAACCGAATTCCCCTCCACTCTCCTCCAACGTACCTCCCCCGGCGCCGAGGCCGGAGGAGACGTCGGATCCGACGTCCCTGCGCCACGTGGTGTTCGGAATCGCCTCCTCCCGGCGCACGCTGCCGCTCCGGCTCCCCCTGCTCCGCCTCTGGCTGCGCGCCCCCGCGCGCGCCTTCCTCTTCCTCGACGCGCCGGCGCCGGACGCGGACGCCCGCGACCTCCCGCCGGGCCTCGCCCTCCGCGTCTCCGCCGACGCGTCCCGCTTCCCCTACACGCACCCGCGCGGCCTCCCCTCCGCCGTCCGCGTCGCGCGCATCGCCGGGGAGCTCGTCTCCGCGCTCAAGCAGGACGAGGATGTGCGGTGGCTCGTGCTCGCCGACGACGACACCGCCTTCGTGCTCCCGAACCTGCTCCACACGCTGCGCAAGTACGACCACCGCGAGCCCTGGTACCTCGGCGCGCGCTCCGAGTCCGCGGCGCAGAACGCGTGGCACGGCTTCGACATGGcttacggcggcggcggcatcgccGTCAGCTGGCCCCTCGCGCGCCGCCTCGCGCGCGTGGTCGACTCGTGCGTCCTCAGGTACCCGCACCTCTACGGCAGCGACGCCAGGATCTACGCCTGCCTCGCCGAGCTCGGCGTCGAGCTCACCCACGAGCCAGGCTTCCACCAGGTGCCTGCTTCTTCTTCGTACTCTCCCATATGCTGTTGTTCTGACTGTGATCATGGAATGTTCGATTACATTTGACATCAGCTGTTGCCATAAAGATGGTTTTTTTCTTGGTGCTCTTTGGGTTAAATTGGGTCAGGAGTTAGTGGATTGTCTCAGGAATTGTCTGACCAAATTGGACAACCTACCTCGTAATGACAATCATTCCTTCTTCGAGTAGTTTATTGTGGCAGAGACATCTAAACCTCTACCTGATGGAGGAGCCATTAAAGTATCCGTGGAATAACTGTTCTTTCTCCTCGGATGTCTGTATTACGTACGGCGTTCAGATTGTTTTGACAAGGCATCTTGTTGTTGTCAATATTTAATTTCCTGATGATATTTTGTGGCATGAGATTTATAATTGACTTGTATTAGATATTGCTATCATTTGGTTGTGTGGCCACTGCAAGTAGGAAGCATGCTGCCAAAAGGCAAACTTTTAGGCTACCGGTCTGGAGGTCTCTGAAAAATGGAACTATGTCACTTGATGAACTTCTCTGCTTTTCTCTTGTTGATCCTTGGATAAAAGCTTATCCTTTGGAACTCTCTCAAGAAATGAAGAACCACACATCGTGATGGCTACTGGTTAACCTCTGCTACTTTTGTAGTTTGTAGTGCTTGAATCTATTCAAAGGTGATCTGTATGGTAGTCTAGTACATCAATGGATGTTGATGTGAGGGCACTTGAAAAATGGTTATCATGGTCCACATTGCTGCTTAGGACCACGCTGGCACACATCCCTTTCAGATAATTTATACTAAACCATTGGTCAATACTAGTGCTTGTTGTTAAAGCGTATGGCATTGCAATTTTTATACAGCAGTTGTCATGGCTGTGGTATCTATTTTGTATTTGGCTTGTGCTACTTTATACTCTGCTCTTTGCAATTAGCAAAATCTAGAGAGCACTGACACAATAAAtacttttagttttatgtttacaAAATAGTGTTTAGTCTACTTGAAAATATATATGCCAGAAAAATTTAGCTTTCGACTTACATCTATTGTTCTTTTTGTTGCATTTGTTTTGACCAGATCGATCTTCATGGCGACATTTCTGGGCTCCTAAGAGCACATCCGCTGTCCCCTTTAGTTTCACTGCACCATCTCGATCATGTGTATCCTCTTTACCCTGGTATGGATCGGACCAGAGCAATGCAACATTTCTTCCGAGCTGCTAATGATGATCCAGCCAGGATTCTGCAACAAACAGTGTGCTACGACAAAAAAAAATCGCTTACAGTGTCAGTCTCTTGGGGCTATTCAGTCCAGGTGTTCAAAGGCAATGTGCTGCTCCCTGACCTCCTTGCTGTGCAAAAAACCTTTGTACCATGGAAAAGGGGTCGCAATGTTACAGATGTGTATATGTTTGACACCAAACATTACCCTAGAGATGAGTGCAAAAGAGGAGCTCTTTTCTTCCTGAAAAGCATTACTTCGGGGAAAGGCATGACGGAAACCACTTACAATAGACAGACACCTAGGAAATGCCCGCCTGACTTGATCCCACTGAAGAATGTGCGTTTGATAAAGGTGACATCAGAGCAACTGCAGCTGGCTCCTGGGAAGGTATGAGTAGGGATAAGTTTTGGTATCAATGGTTGCTTAAACTGCATTGCTTATGCTAACATCTTAAAACCCTTTCTGACTGTTCTGCATTTTCAGGCCTTAAGACGCCATTGCTGTGACATCGCACCTTCTTCATCTGATACTAACATAGACATTAACATCAGAAAATGTGAAGATGAGCTGATCGCGATGCATTCATAGCAGGTGATCGTCTACCCCACTAATGTCAAAGAGTCAATCTTTGGAGTCCCAAATATCCAATTTTCTCATGTCGTTGTGATTGAATGTTTGCCCAGCTGCCATGTTGCTAAAACATATGGAAGTGCAATTCAGTCGTTTGGAGATTATTTGCATTGATATATCTTTTCAGTTCTTTATTAGCTCTACCGTTGCAGCAGGCCATCATCCACATCAACTCTTCCCTGACACGAAGGCAGACGCTGTGGATCGTCATTAATGAACACCATACATTCATAGTATAGGCACACAGGAGACAAGATGCAGATACAGATGCAGTATAGACAGACACGGATCAATTAGCATTTTTTTTCCTTTCAAAAAGCAGAGCTGGGGCGGGGCATCAGGATTTGAGTGTTCCATAGTCTGACATG
This DNA window, taken from Miscanthus floridulus cultivar M001 chromosome 13, ASM1932011v1, whole genome shotgun sequence, encodes the following:
- the LOC136501179 gene encoding uncharacterized protein; protein product: MATPSSHGIPLRALLLALPLLSILIVFQLLHRLTPLPPPLLRTHADAAASHRADAEPNSPPLSSNVPPPAPRPEETSDPTSLRHVVFGIASSRRTLPLRLPLLRLWLRAPARAFLFLDAPAPDADARDLPPGLALRVSADASRFPYTHPRGLPSAVRVARIAGELVSALKQDEDVRWLVLADDDTAFVLPNLLHTLRKYDHREPWYLGARSESAAQNAWHGFDMAYGGGGIAVSWPLARRLARVVDSCVLRYPHLYGSDARIYACLAELGVELTHEPGFHQIDLHGDISGLLRAHPLSPLVSLHHLDHVYPLYPGMDRTRAMQHFFRAANDDPARILQQTVCYDKKKSLTVSVSWGYSVQVFKGNVLLPDLLAVQKTFVPWKRGRNVTDVYMFDTKHYPRDECKRGALFFLKSITSGKGMTETTYNRQTPRKCPPDLIPLKNVRLIKVTSEQLQLAPGKALRRHCCDIAPSSSDTNIDINIRKCEDELIAMHS